In Halorientalis sp. LT38, a genomic segment contains:
- a CDS encoding ATPase encodes MTLLVAGSDRVDAGKTTFTVGLLDRLDAVGFKPRAGNDRWFDHDDHRHAVEQGRLFGKDARRLVGAAPEPLDPEDVNPIHRLWRPSPGPGAGLLGKTDREFVVDRVAETYVVNDTVELPPEVREHLPVEEAVRVSSLAELNEVMANLHLVALDGIGRRIAEREPAVVESYSDVALPLREFEPDAVAVVEPTRVRVYDGQRYAKACAVASGGHEEGQLEQRVPAVVDLLDPIASVSLPALSSEDRKDPAAVARAYDQAYDELLAAVA; translated from the coding sequence ATGACGCTGCTCGTCGCGGGGTCGGACCGCGTCGACGCCGGCAAGACCACCTTCACCGTCGGCCTCCTCGACCGCCTCGACGCCGTCGGGTTCAAGCCGCGCGCCGGCAACGACCGCTGGTTCGACCACGACGACCACCGCCACGCCGTCGAGCAGGGCCGCCTGTTCGGCAAAGACGCGCGCCGACTGGTGGGAGCCGCACCGGAACCGCTCGACCCCGAGGACGTGAACCCGATCCACCGGCTCTGGCGTCCGTCACCGGGCCCCGGCGCGGGGCTGCTCGGCAAGACCGACCGCGAGTTCGTCGTCGATCGCGTCGCCGAGACCTACGTCGTCAACGACACCGTCGAGCTTCCCCCGGAGGTCCGCGAGCACCTCCCGGTCGAAGAAGCCGTCCGGGTCTCGTCGCTCGCCGAACTGAACGAGGTCATGGCGAACCTGCATCTCGTCGCCCTGGACGGCATCGGCCGTCGGATCGCCGAGCGGGAGCCTGCGGTTGTCGAGTCGTACAGTGACGTGGCCCTCCCGCTCCGCGAGTTCGAGCCAGACGCCGTGGCCGTCGTGGAACCGACTCGGGTGCGGGTCTACGATGGCCAACGATACGCCAAGGCCTGCGCCGTCGCCAGCGGTGGCCACGAGGAAGGCCAGCTCGAACAGCGGGTTCCGGCGGTCGTCGACCTGCTCGACCCCATCGCGTCCGTGTCGCTACCGGCACTCTCGAGCGAAGATCGGAAGGATCCCGCTGCGGTCGCGAGGGCGTACGATCAGGCCTACGACGAACTGCTCGCGGCAGTGGCGTGA
- a CDS encoding DUF5827 family protein, with protein MPVPKSEFEDLRPLTFRDPEEVLDPDEMYTVYEIARLFQGLDPGQDLDPTTENILLDWTIPWVLDNAESFVFAEPADDAEPGHYGLATGDAGGDESGSTADE; from the coding sequence ATGCCCGTGCCGAAATCCGAATTCGAAGATCTGCGGCCGCTCACGTTCCGCGATCCCGAGGAAGTGCTCGACCCCGACGAAATGTACACAGTCTACGAGATCGCCCGCCTCTTCCAGGGGCTCGACCCGGGGCAGGACCTCGACCCGACCACCGAGAACATCCTGCTCGACTGGACGATCCCGTGGGTGCTCGACAACGCCGAGTCGTTCGTCTTCGCCGAACCCGCCGACGACGCCGAACCCGGCCACTACGGCCTCGCGACCGGCGACGCTGGCGGCGACGAGTCCGGATCCACGGCCGACGAATGA